One Roseimaritima multifibrata DNA window includes the following coding sequences:
- a CDS encoding FtsK/SpoIIIE domain-containing protein, protein MPKTLPAPTGLLSPQRQERLLRGLMDRAANADKLREKLAEDHAAELKNEQEQAAQLRQQTLQDCRQQRNNFLRTWDDANERLISKYETETVELRTELKRLAVRFEQKRKEEHQAIANKVRARCAAVQHQYETQKPLPTEKRLKHESRLDQAMLPLVESLDEVRDVTARRLSGLPTVPPIPESDQEAAPESVQEAVDAIETANRMIRENLRKLYSSTPSKLVDTFWILPLGAAIFVLCWSIGCFLFVEEHLLIALLSGLGTALFLFFSVLAILQFPLRRQTRRDYPAAEHFAAMGERAAKTGRAIAKKKAQAFAQDLLKTRDFHLKAAERWQREHIAETNEKLAAHEKTEREQLQGKQIEIGMEFQRNMDAVDQKMHTQAEELTAQIQTRLQRVEEDFSVRQERLLEKNQSEIEHFNQRFTVTVERGLQRIRDYQRIWQERFPVWQTPPQCSGSSTLDYLPVGRIDIHDPLRQVMGQSATYAGVQGSPDSASEALPQWLPVALHRRLHAGIVIDCPPEKTEKAVELVHSLLWNAFRGVTPGRCQATLLDPIGRGQHFAGLIALSDHDGTLVNNRVWTAPAQIETRLAEWTQHNEDVLQSCLRDQFDTIEDYNQIAGSLAEPYRIVAGVGLPGGITPESANHLRAMVDSARRCGTFLILVRDETLPWPKEFPSLEDPRLMRMRIDSENEWSYLDHSFSKHAFLPCAPPPIPDQLGWTEVIGQAAVAANRVEIPLQKILPAGSMGTSESSDTLEIPIGSQGAYRSLALKLGEGVRQHVLIAGKTGSGKSTLLHTIITAGAMLYTPAELQMYLLDFKKGVEFKAYADGPLPHARVIGIESEREFGRSVLQRLDAELQQRGEQFREARVQDLGGYRKATHQSLPRILLVIDEFQEIFLHDDRIAADCAMYLDRLVRQGRSFGMHVILSSQSLAGSYALPRATLGQMAVRIALQSSEADAALILADDNPAARVINRPGEAIYNDAGGLTEGNQPFQIAWLSGDEQQRMLAEITARDSKWEAEQDHEPVVIFEGNRPTKWTPRLLQAAFQSKPEGARQLRGLLGESIEIGPPTLLRFQPQTGRNALVVATAEPTLSVLTVALSSMFADWQDRYSQSPEIVLLDGNRISEEGGERPSDWLQATGLTIESVSPRDCESELNRLNALVAKRLAEGDEAIKDQPPTVIVITPLERFRELRQSDSYQFSLNEQQTLSGSDALQSILKDGPQAGVYTILCCQTAETLTRWLPRSVHHDLEIRLLGRMSSADSANLIDTPIASDLTAATMLMYDDADGSLKKFRLCERPEASEVASWLDSVNQGT, encoded by the coding sequence ATGCCGAAAACGCTTCCGGCCCCCACAGGATTGCTTTCCCCTCAGCGCCAGGAGCGACTGCTGCGCGGTCTGATGGACCGCGCGGCCAATGCAGACAAGCTACGCGAGAAACTAGCAGAAGATCACGCAGCAGAATTGAAAAATGAGCAAGAGCAAGCGGCACAACTGCGACAACAAACGCTTCAAGATTGCCGTCAACAACGAAACAACTTTCTACGCACGTGGGACGACGCAAACGAACGGTTGATTTCAAAATACGAAACAGAAACCGTTGAACTGCGAACCGAATTAAAACGCTTGGCCGTCCGTTTCGAACAGAAGCGGAAAGAAGAACATCAAGCGATCGCCAATAAAGTGCGTGCTCGGTGTGCTGCGGTACAACATCAATACGAAACGCAAAAACCGCTACCCACCGAGAAACGCTTAAAGCATGAATCGCGGCTGGATCAAGCGATGCTCCCCTTAGTGGAATCGCTGGACGAGGTCCGCGATGTGACGGCTAGGCGTTTAAGCGGTTTGCCGACGGTCCCCCCAATCCCGGAATCCGATCAAGAAGCAGCACCGGAATCGGTTCAAGAAGCGGTCGATGCGATCGAAACCGCCAACCGAATGATCCGCGAAAACCTTCGCAAACTCTACAGCAGTACTCCCTCAAAACTGGTCGATACTTTTTGGATCCTGCCATTAGGAGCGGCCATTTTTGTACTCTGCTGGTCAATCGGTTGTTTCCTGTTTGTCGAAGAACACCTGCTGATCGCACTACTTTCAGGACTGGGAACCGCTTTGTTTCTGTTCTTCAGCGTCCTTGCGATCCTGCAGTTTCCACTGCGGCGACAGACGCGTCGCGACTACCCGGCGGCCGAACACTTCGCTGCGATGGGAGAACGCGCGGCAAAAACAGGGCGAGCGATTGCGAAGAAAAAGGCCCAAGCTTTTGCTCAGGACCTGCTCAAGACCCGCGACTTCCACCTGAAGGCAGCCGAACGGTGGCAGCGTGAACACATTGCCGAAACCAATGAAAAATTAGCAGCACATGAGAAGACCGAACGGGAGCAACTGCAAGGAAAACAGATCGAAATCGGGATGGAATTCCAACGGAACATGGATGCTGTCGATCAAAAGATGCACACCCAGGCAGAAGAACTGACAGCCCAGATCCAAACCCGCCTGCAGCGCGTTGAAGAAGATTTTAGCGTTCGCCAAGAACGGCTACTCGAAAAGAACCAAAGCGAAATAGAACATTTCAATCAGCGATTCACGGTCACCGTCGAACGCGGGCTACAACGCATCCGCGACTATCAACGCATTTGGCAAGAACGTTTTCCCGTTTGGCAGACACCGCCGCAATGCTCCGGTTCCAGTACGCTTGATTACCTTCCTGTCGGACGGATCGATATCCACGATCCGCTTCGCCAAGTGATGGGGCAGTCGGCAACCTACGCCGGGGTCCAAGGTTCACCCGATTCCGCATCCGAAGCGCTGCCCCAGTGGTTACCCGTTGCCCTCCATCGCAGACTGCATGCAGGAATCGTGATCGACTGCCCGCCAGAGAAAACAGAGAAGGCGGTCGAACTGGTTCATTCCCTGCTGTGGAATGCCTTCCGAGGCGTCACTCCCGGACGTTGCCAAGCGACATTGCTTGACCCCATCGGACGCGGCCAGCATTTTGCGGGTTTGATCGCGCTGTCCGATCATGACGGAACATTGGTAAACAACCGCGTCTGGACGGCTCCCGCACAGATTGAAACTCGGTTAGCCGAATGGACGCAGCACAATGAAGACGTGTTGCAATCCTGCTTACGCGACCAATTCGATACGATCGAAGATTATAACCAAATCGCGGGATCCCTCGCCGAACCTTATCGAATCGTCGCCGGGGTTGGACTGCCCGGCGGAATCACCCCCGAATCGGCGAATCATCTGCGGGCGATGGTCGACAGTGCACGCCGATGTGGCACGTTCCTGATTCTTGTCCGAGACGAAACGCTGCCGTGGCCGAAGGAATTCCCCTCGTTGGAGGACCCCCGCCTGATGCGCATGCGGATCGATTCCGAAAACGAGTGGAGCTACCTAGACCATTCGTTCTCAAAACACGCGTTCCTCCCCTGTGCTCCCCCTCCAATTCCCGATCAACTGGGCTGGACCGAGGTTATCGGGCAAGCGGCGGTCGCAGCCAATCGCGTCGAAATCCCTCTGCAAAAAATCCTTCCCGCCGGTTCGATGGGAACGTCCGAGTCGTCCGATACTTTGGAAATCCCGATCGGCAGCCAAGGCGCCTACCGCAGCCTTGCACTGAAACTAGGGGAAGGCGTTCGCCAACATGTTTTGATCGCCGGTAAAACGGGGTCGGGAAAAAGCACGCTGCTGCATACGATCATCACCGCGGGAGCGATGCTTTACACGCCCGCGGAACTACAGATGTACTTACTGGATTTTAAGAAAGGGGTTGAATTCAAAGCCTACGCGGATGGGCCTCTTCCCCATGCTCGCGTTATCGGGATCGAAAGCGAAAGGGAGTTCGGACGCAGTGTCCTCCAACGTTTGGACGCCGAACTACAACAACGCGGCGAACAATTCCGGGAAGCTCGCGTTCAGGATCTTGGCGGTTACCGCAAAGCCACCCATCAGTCGCTACCGCGAATCCTGTTGGTAATCGATGAATTTCAAGAAATCTTCCTTCATGACGATCGAATTGCTGCCGACTGCGCGATGTACCTCGACCGCTTGGTGCGGCAAGGGCGTTCGTTTGGCATGCACGTCATCCTCAGTAGCCAATCACTGGCAGGCTCCTACGCGTTGCCACGGGCAACGCTGGGACAAATGGCTGTCCGAATTGCCCTGCAGTCCAGCGAAGCCGATGCAGCATTAATCCTGGCCGACGACAATCCAGCGGCCCGCGTGATCAACCGCCCCGGAGAAGCGATTTACAACGATGCCGGAGGGTTAACCGAAGGCAATCAACCTTTCCAAATCGCTTGGCTTTCGGGCGACGAGCAACAACGAATGTTGGCGGAAATCACCGCCAGGGATTCCAAATGGGAAGCGGAGCAAGATCACGAACCTGTGGTCATTTTTGAGGGGAATCGACCAACCAAGTGGACTCCGCGATTGCTTCAGGCCGCTTTCCAATCCAAACCGGAAGGGGCCCGTCAACTACGAGGACTGCTGGGAGAATCGATCGAAATCGGGCCGCCAACGCTTCTTCGTTTTCAGCCTCAAACCGGTCGCAACGCACTTGTTGTCGCGACCGCGGAACCAACGCTGTCGGTTCTAACAGTAGCCCTCTCTTCGATGTTTGCGGACTGGCAAGACCGCTACTCTCAATCCCCTGAAATCGTTTTATTGGACGGAAATCGAATCTCCGAAGAAGGAGGAGAACGCCCAAGCGATTGGTTGCAGGCAACCGGATTAACCATCGAATCGGTGTCGCCGCGGGATTGCGAAAGCGAATTAAATCGCTTGAACGCCTTGGTCGCGAAACGCTTGGCCGAGGGAGACGAAGCGATCAAAGATCAACCACCTACGGTGATCGTCATCACCCCGCTGGAACGGTTCCGTGAACTACGACAATCCGATTCCTATCAGTTCTCTCTAAACGAACAACAAACCCTCAGCGGGTCCGATGCCCTCCAAAGCATTCTAAAAGATGGTCCGCAAGCAGGGGTCTATACGATCCTCTGTTGCCAGACCGCCGAAACGCTGACGCGGTGGTTGCCACGTTCGGTGCACCATGATCTTGAAATTCGGTTGCTTGGACGGATGAGTTCAGCGGACTCGGCCAATTTGATCGACACGCCGATCGCCTCCGACCTAACCGCAGCCACCATGCTGATGTACGACGATGCCGACGGGAGCCTAAAAAAATTCCGTCTCTGCGAACGACCCGAAGCGAGCGAAGTGGCGTCTTGGCTAGACTCGGTGAACCAAGGAACCTAG
- a CDS encoding WXG100 family type VII secretion target — MNQAIADPDELRRFASHLRDYAEDMKQRHAALASHMHELEQTWRDEQQRKFASEFEQQLRQMNRLLAATEQHLPYLVRKADQIESYLRG, encoded by the coding sequence ATGAACCAAGCCATTGCCGACCCCGACGAACTGCGTCGTTTCGCCAGCCATCTGCGCGATTATGCGGAAGATATGAAGCAACGCCACGCTGCCTTGGCCAGTCACATGCACGAATTAGAGCAGACTTGGCGTGACGAACAGCAACGAAAATTTGCCTCTGAATTTGAACAGCAACTTCGGCAGATGAACCGTTTGCTTGCGGCCACCGAGCAACACCTTCCCTATCTGGTACGGAAAGCCGATCAGATCGAATCCTATTTGCGCGGTTGA
- a CDS encoding tetratricopeptide repeat protein has translation MSEDAPDNNPSIQLSPLEGGPWRPVQPEELLRRGVVAEDPSDESPQPVDSAVQLQRRQELERFLQPNPADVDAYLELAQIYRTENRPIEARKTLQRGLQVQPDDRRLLWEFEEAKLAQSLQHLRSARELAIRYQTVDSELELERAKVNWAARRVEVCRGRLARSPEDTALRVVLGEALRDLEKFKEAIDAVATATRIDALAPAAYLLRGQCYQALGKPMKALPEYRAAAMRRAVPADLPTRITALQAAVDLASHVGLPASLKRYERFLKMALAERDLAANSNSPARS, from the coding sequence ATGTCTGAAGACGCCCCTGATAACAATCCTTCCATCCAATTAAGCCCATTGGAGGGTGGACCGTGGCGACCCGTTCAACCGGAAGAATTGCTCCGCCGTGGCGTCGTTGCCGAGGATCCCAGTGATGAATCTCCTCAACCTGTCGATTCAGCGGTCCAGCTTCAACGTCGGCAAGAACTAGAACGCTTCCTACAGCCCAATCCTGCGGACGTCGACGCCTATTTAGAATTGGCACAAATCTATCGAACCGAAAATCGCCCCATCGAGGCTCGCAAAACGCTTCAGCGAGGCCTGCAGGTCCAGCCCGACGATCGCAGGCTATTGTGGGAATTCGAAGAAGCCAAATTAGCACAATCGCTACAACACCTCCGCTCCGCACGTGAACTTGCGATCCGGTACCAGACGGTCGATTCGGAACTGGAACTGGAACGAGCCAAAGTCAATTGGGCGGCGCGACGGGTCGAGGTCTGCCGCGGAAGACTGGCAAGATCGCCAGAAGATACGGCATTGCGGGTTGTGCTAGGCGAAGCCCTCCGCGATCTGGAAAAATTCAAAGAAGCGATCGATGCAGTGGCAACGGCTACCCGAATCGATGCCCTTGCCCCGGCTGCTTATTTGCTGCGGGGACAATGTTACCAAGCCCTTGGCAAGCCGATGAAAGCCCTCCCCGAATACCGGGCGGCAGCGATGCGACGTGCGGTTCCGGCGGACCTTCCTACGCGGATCACCGCCCTTCAGGCGGCAGTCGACCTAGCGTCCCATGTCGGTCTGCCAGCCTCATTGAAGCGATACGAACGTTTTCTCAAAATGGCGCTCGCCGAACGAGACCTTGCAGCCAACTCCAACTCCCCAGCACGTTCATGA
- a CDS encoding galactitol-1-phosphate 5-dehydrogenase gives MKALLLTEYKKMELSEVPEPEVGSHDVLIQVEACGICGSDIHGYDGSTGRRIPPLVMGHEAAGIVVAIGDQVDSGVAIGDRVTFDSMVSCGNCHFCRKGHANLCDNRRVLGVSCGEYRQHGAFAERIAVPQHIVYSLPDDLPFEHAALVEAVSVAVHAANVTDVELGDTAVVVGTGMIGLLTVQAIKAAGASCVIAVDVNDKRLAVAKQLGATYTINANDEDVANRVAELTNGRGADIALEVVGTTATVQSAIASVRKGGHVTLVGNVSPTIDLPLQSVVTRELTIKGTCGCNGEYPACIALMSSGAIQVAPLITQQISLADGPQWFERLYAGDPGQMKVVIRPQQ, from the coding sequence ATGAAAGCGTTACTGCTAACTGAATACAAGAAGATGGAATTGTCGGAAGTTCCAGAGCCAGAAGTCGGGTCTCACGATGTCCTTATCCAGGTCGAAGCATGCGGGATCTGTGGCAGTGACATCCATGGATACGATGGCAGTACCGGCCGCCGCATCCCCCCCCTGGTCATGGGACACGAGGCGGCGGGGATCGTGGTTGCGATCGGCGACCAAGTCGATTCCGGAGTTGCCATCGGGGACCGGGTCACGTTTGATTCGATGGTCTCCTGCGGCAATTGCCACTTTTGCCGGAAGGGTCATGCGAACCTTTGCGATAACCGACGCGTCCTTGGCGTCTCTTGTGGCGAATACCGGCAGCACGGGGCATTCGCCGAACGGATTGCGGTTCCTCAGCATATCGTTTACTCCCTTCCTGATGACCTCCCTTTCGAACACGCAGCCTTGGTCGAAGCGGTATCGGTCGCCGTCCATGCCGCCAATGTGACGGATGTGGAACTGGGCGACACCGCGGTTGTCGTCGGCACCGGAATGATCGGACTGCTTACCGTGCAAGCGATTAAAGCGGCGGGCGCGAGCTGCGTGATTGCCGTTGACGTCAACGACAAACGATTGGCCGTCGCCAAACAACTGGGAGCCACATACACCATCAACGCCAACGATGAAGATGTGGCAAACCGAGTCGCAGAACTAACCAACGGCCGTGGTGCGGATATCGCTTTGGAAGTCGTGGGGACCACCGCCACCGTGCAGTCCGCAATCGCATCGGTCCGCAAAGGAGGGCATGTCACTTTGGTTGGGAATGTCAGCCCCACCATCGATCTGCCTCTCCAGTCCGTGGTCACGCGCGAACTAACGATAAAAGGAACGTGTGGCTGCAACGGCGAATACCCAGCCTGCATCGCATTGATGAGCAGCGGAGCGATCCAGGTTGCCCCCCTGATCACCCAGCAAATCTCTCTTGCCGACGGGCCGCAGTGGTTTGAACGACTGTACGCAGGAGACCCCGGCCAGATGAAAGTGGTCATCCGCCCACAACAGTAA
- a CDS encoding family 16 glycoside hydrolase, whose product MSKYRSFGLTILLALAATSGFSAEPLKVLLVDGQNNHNWKETSPLIVQVLEGTGQFAVDVATSPAKGGDMTSFQPAFSDYDVVVSNYNGQPWSEATRKAFEEYVSGGGGFVSVHAADNAFPGWEAYNRMIGLGGWGGRNEESGPYVRWQNGKIVRQADKGRGGSHGRRHPFLVVVRDTNHPITKGLPSSWMQAADELYAELRGPAENMHVLATAFSSPDTGGTDKHEPILMSVAYGDGRVFHTTLGHDNEAMKGVAFQVTLQRGTEWAATGKVTTPPVSEQTLTSEKAALRDPAEIGGKDTAAIDFDAPPALDAPGWVKIFNGKDLTGWSQKNGTATYRVTDGMIIGKTAVGSPNSFMCTDKEYEDFELTFEVNVDHGLNSGVQIRSRSLPDYKSGRVHGPQVEIESSPGESAYIYSEGTGRGWISPEQPIKNSYNKDKWNRFRVRAVGDRIQTWVNDKKIEDLEDEKSSHKGFFGLQVHGIGKEQGPYEVRWRDVQVRELK is encoded by the coding sequence ATGTCGAAGTATCGTAGTTTTGGCCTCACCATCCTCCTTGCCTTGGCAGCGACCAGCGGGTTTTCAGCGGAGCCGCTAAAAGTGTTGCTGGTCGACGGACAAAATAATCACAACTGGAAGGAAACAAGCCCTCTTATTGTCCAGGTTCTTGAAGGAACGGGACAATTTGCTGTGGATGTTGCGACCAGCCCAGCGAAAGGAGGGGACATGACTTCCTTCCAGCCAGCTTTTAGTGACTACGACGTTGTGGTCTCTAACTACAACGGACAGCCATGGAGCGAGGCGACTCGTAAAGCCTTTGAGGAATATGTCTCCGGCGGCGGCGGGTTCGTTTCCGTTCATGCCGCGGATAACGCCTTCCCGGGATGGGAAGCTTACAACCGGATGATCGGCCTAGGCGGCTGGGGCGGACGAAATGAAGAGAGTGGTCCCTACGTGCGTTGGCAAAATGGAAAAATTGTCCGCCAAGCTGACAAAGGCCGAGGCGGTAGCCACGGACGCCGGCATCCGTTCTTGGTTGTCGTCCGTGACACCAACCATCCAATTACTAAGGGGCTGCCCTCTTCTTGGATGCAGGCGGCTGATGAACTGTACGCGGAACTTCGCGGACCTGCTGAAAATATGCATGTTCTGGCAACCGCTTTCAGCAGTCCCGACACGGGCGGGACCGATAAGCATGAACCGATTCTAATGAGTGTCGCTTATGGCGATGGCCGCGTGTTCCACACAACGCTGGGACACGACAACGAAGCGATGAAAGGGGTTGCGTTTCAGGTCACGTTGCAGCGAGGTACCGAATGGGCCGCCACAGGAAAAGTCACCACGCCACCTGTTAGTGAACAGACTCTCACCAGCGAAAAAGCTGCGTTGCGGGATCCTGCTGAAATCGGGGGCAAAGACACCGCGGCGATCGATTTTGATGCGCCTCCCGCCTTGGATGCCCCGGGCTGGGTAAAAATCTTTAACGGTAAGGACCTGACCGGTTGGTCACAAAAGAATGGCACGGCAACCTATCGCGTTACAGACGGTATGATCATCGGCAAAACCGCTGTCGGTAGTCCGAACTCGTTTATGTGTACCGACAAAGAATACGAGGACTTTGAATTGACGTTCGAAGTCAACGTGGACCACGGCCTAAACTCGGGCGTCCAGATCCGCTCACGCAGTTTGCCTGATTATAAGTCGGGCCGAGTTCATGGGCCTCAGGTCGAAATCGAATCAAGTCCCGGTGAATCCGCTTACATTTACAGCGAAGGAACCGGTCGTGGTTGGATCAGTCCCGAACAACCGATCAAGAACTCTTACAACAAAGACAAGTGGAATCGCTTTCGCGTAAGGGCCGTCGGGGACCGGATTCAGACCTGGGTCAACGACAAGAAAATCGAAGACCTTGAGGATGAGAAATCGTCTCACAAAGGTTTCTTCGGGCTTCAAGTTCACGGTATCGGAAAGGAGCAGGGGCCTTACGAAGTTCGCTGGCGTGACGTCCAGGTTCGTGAACTGAAGTAA
- a CDS encoding dihydrodipicolinate synthase family protein: MDTSPQTPERLAASVFAVPPMARNSELQVCPTQNQKIVSHLEAGGVNLLLYGGNAVFYHIRMQEYAQTLAMLTDIAGPQTGVVPSIGPAFGTMMDQVEVLKDFDFPTVMVLPSRDVADAEGIATGIRKAAEALGKPVVVYLKFDRWLAPQTVASLLDDGLVSWIKYAVVRDDPSEDEYLQELLDAVPGDRVVSGIGEQPAIIHMRDFGVGSFTSGCVCVAPKKSMAMLRAIQAKDYDTAESIRQEFEGLEDQRNSIHPIRVLHRALDLAGIAETGPMLPLLSELTPEQEQILQPIAKSLLDLDASA, from the coding sequence ATGGATACCTCGCCTCAGACCCCCGAACGACTTGCTGCCAGTGTCTTTGCCGTCCCTCCGATGGCTCGAAATTCCGAGCTTCAGGTATGCCCTACGCAGAATCAGAAGATCGTCTCACACTTGGAAGCAGGTGGGGTTAACCTGTTGCTTTATGGTGGAAATGCGGTTTTCTACCATATCCGGATGCAGGAATATGCTCAGACGTTGGCAATGCTGACCGACATCGCCGGTCCTCAAACCGGCGTGGTCCCTTCGATCGGACCAGCCTTCGGAACCATGATGGACCAAGTCGAAGTCCTTAAAGATTTCGATTTTCCAACCGTGATGGTCCTTCCCTCCCGCGATGTCGCGGACGCCGAAGGGATCGCAACAGGAATTCGTAAAGCTGCCGAGGCGTTGGGCAAACCGGTTGTCGTCTACCTGAAATTTGACCGCTGGTTGGCTCCACAAACCGTCGCCTCCCTGCTGGACGACGGTTTGGTTTCCTGGATCAAATATGCGGTCGTCCGCGACGATCCGTCCGAAGACGAATACTTGCAGGAATTGCTGGACGCGGTTCCCGGCGATCGTGTGGTTAGCGGGATTGGCGAACAACCAGCGATCATCCACATGCGTGACTTCGGAGTCGGCAGCTTTACCAGCGGTTGCGTTTGCGTCGCCCCCAAGAAGAGCATGGCGATGCTCCGGGCGATCCAAGCGAAGGATTACGACACTGCGGAGTCGATTCGCCAAGAATTCGAGGGCTTGGAAGACCAACGCAATTCGATCCATCCGATTCGCGTCCTACACCGAGCTCTCGATTTAGCAGGAATCGCAGAAACGGGCCCGATGCTGCCGCTGCTGAGCGAATTGACGCCCGAACAGGAGCAGATCCTGCAACCGATCGCCAAATCGTTGCTCGACCTGGATGCGTCAGCGTAA
- a CDS encoding proline racemase family protein: MRLIDCVDTHTGGEPTRVVFSGGPDLGTGTMAERVVRFRQDFDHLRTALIHEPRGCDWVVGALLVPPREPESATGVLFFNNRGYLGMCGHGLIGVVRALAHRGSLVAGKHVFETPAGMVSATLHDDGAISIENVISYRSAKQVLVSLPSGETVLGDIAYGGNWFFLVSSPPLDYATRDVHLARCKEIKQALQQHGVTGDEGAEIDHVELCAPWPGSQGPGSPHSQNFVLCPGGEYDRSPCGTGTSAKLACLAADGHLLPGEIWRQASIVGSLFEGTYRPAENGIRPTITGRAYVTAEIRFVLGEDDPFRHGIVSQSGMPASLPADNSSRMP, from the coding sequence ATGCGATTAATCGACTGCGTTGATACCCATACCGGAGGCGAACCGACTCGCGTCGTCTTTTCCGGGGGCCCCGATTTAGGGACAGGGACCATGGCGGAACGGGTGGTGCGATTTCGCCAGGATTTCGACCATCTGCGCACCGCCTTAATCCATGAACCGCGAGGCTGCGACTGGGTCGTTGGCGCTTTGTTGGTCCCTCCGCGAGAACCCGAATCGGCGACAGGCGTTCTCTTTTTTAATAACCGCGGCTACTTGGGAATGTGCGGCCATGGACTGATTGGCGTGGTTCGTGCGTTGGCCCACCGCGGTTCGCTTGTCGCGGGAAAACATGTCTTTGAAACTCCTGCAGGTATGGTTTCCGCAACCTTGCATGATGACGGTGCGATTTCTATCGAGAACGTGATTAGTTATCGGTCAGCGAAGCAGGTTCTTGTGTCGCTTCCTTCCGGAGAAACCGTCCTCGGAGATATCGCTTATGGGGGAAACTGGTTTTTTCTCGTCTCGTCGCCGCCACTCGACTACGCGACTCGCGATGTTCATCTCGCCCGCTGCAAGGAAATCAAACAAGCTTTGCAGCAGCACGGGGTGACCGGCGATGAGGGGGCTGAAATTGACCATGTTGAACTGTGTGCCCCCTGGCCTGGTTCCCAAGGTCCCGGCAGTCCGCACAGCCAGAATTTTGTGTTGTGCCCCGGCGGAGAGTATGACCGCTCGCCATGCGGTACCGGTACGAGTGCGAAATTGGCATGCTTGGCTGCCGACGGCCATTTGCTGCCTGGAGAAATTTGGCGACAGGCTTCCATCGTGGGAAGTCTGTTTGAGGGGACCTATCGACCGGCAGAGAATGGGATTCGCCCCACGATCACAGGGCGGGCCTACGTGACCGCAGAGATTCGGTTTGTCCTTGGCGAGGACGACCCGTTTCGGCATGGCATTGTTTCGCAGTCTGGCATGCCAGCCAGCCTGCCTGCCGATAACTCCTCAAGAATGCCATGA
- a CDS encoding NAD(P)/FAD-dependent oxidoreductase, giving the protein MNLDRSANLENATASRRTAIVVGGGLVGGWSAFYLQQAGWQVRVFERDTFGSGASHGNCGYICPSHVLPLSGPGVIAKTLPALLTPGGALSIPPRLDPTLWKWLYRFARECTEAKQSIAAAGRHALLVSSGDLYRQFLAATDCDCEWQENGLMLVYKSSHEFQAYTTTADLLREKFGLRIDAYPAEALSELEPALKKGLGGGWHFPDDAHVRPDKLLKGLRQQIENAGGHIHEHCTVQSLRIENGKLLAIQTNQGTFDSEVMVLATGAEAPEFAKPLGCQIPIQPGKGYSFTMPAFAEQPRIPMIFEESHVAVTPMQSGFRVGSTMQFTGYDRSLNRKRLQLLRRSAESHLAKPLPTEVSEEWSGWRPMVYDGLPCIDRAPAASNVIVAAGNGMIGLASSPATGKLVAEIASEVTPHIDPYPYSLSRFNG; this is encoded by the coding sequence ATGAATTTGGATCGATCCGCGAATCTTGAAAACGCTACGGCTTCCCGCCGAACGGCCATTGTCGTTGGCGGAGGCTTGGTTGGCGGTTGGAGTGCCTTTTACCTGCAGCAGGCAGGCTGGCAGGTTCGCGTCTTCGAGCGTGATACGTTTGGCAGTGGAGCCTCTCATGGAAATTGCGGCTACATCTGCCCCAGCCATGTGCTGCCACTTTCGGGACCTGGAGTGATCGCAAAAACGCTCCCTGCGTTGTTGACCCCGGGGGGCGCATTGTCGATTCCCCCGCGGCTGGATCCCACTTTGTGGAAGTGGCTATATCGGTTTGCCAGAGAATGCACCGAAGCGAAACAAAGCATCGCGGCGGCTGGCCGGCATGCTCTTCTGGTTTCGTCCGGCGATCTTTACAGGCAGTTCCTTGCCGCGACCGACTGCGATTGTGAGTGGCAAGAGAACGGGCTGATGCTGGTCTATAAATCATCGCACGAATTTCAAGCGTACACCACGACGGCTGATTTGCTGCGGGAGAAATTTGGCTTGCGGATCGACGCTTATCCAGCAGAGGCTTTGTCGGAATTGGAGCCCGCTCTGAAAAAAGGGTTGGGAGGAGGTTGGCACTTTCCTGATGATGCCCACGTTCGACCCGACAAATTGCTGAAGGGCCTGCGGCAACAAATCGAAAACGCTGGGGGGCATATTCATGAACACTGCACGGTTCAGTCGTTGCGGATTGAGAACGGAAAACTGCTGGCGATACAGACCAATCAAGGTACGTTCGATTCCGAGGTGATGGTATTGGCGACCGGTGCAGAGGCTCCGGAGTTTGCGAAACCGCTCGGGTGTCAGATCCCGATCCAGCCTGGCAAAGGGTATTCGTTTACGATGCCCGCGTTTGCAGAACAGCCAAGAATACCGATGATTTTTGAAGAAAGCCACGTCGCCGTTACTCCGATGCAGTCCGGATTTCGGGTTGGTTCGACGATGCAGTTCACCGGTTACGATCGGTCCTTAAATCGCAAGCGATTACAACTGCTGCGACGATCGGCTGAAAGCCATTTGGCCAAGCCGCTGCCGACCGAAGTGAGTGAAGAGTGGAGTGGGTGGCGGCCAATGGTTTACGATGGCCTCCCCTGTATTGACCGTGCTCCGGCTGCTTCTAATGTGATTGTCGCCGCTGGCAACGGGATGATCGGTTTAGCCAGTTCGCCAGCGACGGGAAAACTGGTCGCTGAAATCGCTTCGGAAGTGACGCCACACATTGACCCCTATCCTTATTCTCTTTCGCGATTTAATGGCTAG